One window of the Vigna radiata var. radiata cultivar VC1973A chromosome 1, Vradiata_ver6, whole genome shotgun sequence genome contains the following:
- the LOC106766048 gene encoding sm-like protein LSM3A → MATEEESAVKEPLDLIRLSLDERIYVKLRSDRELRGKLHAYDQHLNMILGDVEEIVTTVEIDDETYEEIVRTTKRTVPFLFVRGDGVILVSPPLRTA, encoded by the exons ATGGCTACAGAGGAAGAAAGTGCGGTGAAGGAGCCTTTGGATCTCATTAGGCTCAGCCTTGACGAACGTATCTACGTTAAGCTCCGTTCTGACAGAGAGCTTCGTGGAAAACTTCAc GCTTACGATCAACATCTTAATATGATTCTTGGTGATGTTGAAGAGATTGTTACTACTGTGGAAATTGATGACGAGACATATGAAGAAATTGTGAGG ACTACTAAGCGGACGGTTCCTTTCCTGTTTGTTAGGGGAGATGGGGTGATATTGGTTTCCCCGCCCTTGAGGACTGCATAA